Proteins found in one Phocoena sinus isolate mPhoSin1 chromosome 19, mPhoSin1.pri, whole genome shotgun sequence genomic segment:
- the GEMIN7 gene encoding gem-associated protein 7 isoform X5 — MNARIMQTPLTTTVPVLRLPRGPDGLSRGFAPDGRRAPLKPVVPEIPESQESRESQEQRARATLRERYLRSLLAMVGRQVSFTLHEGVHVTAHFGATDLDVANFYVSQLQTPIGVQAEALLRCSDIVSYTFKP, encoded by the exons ATGAATG CCAGGATAATGCAGACTCCACTGACCACTACTGTGCCCGTGCTCCGGCTCCCCCGGGGCCCTGATGGCTTGAGCCGAGGCTTTGCCCCCGACGGACGCAGAGCCCCCCTGAAACCGGTGGTTCCTGAAATCCCGGAGTCTCAAGAATCACGGGAATCCCAGGAACAGCGGGCCCGAGCCACCCTTCGGGAGCGCTACCTCCGCAGCCTGCTGGCCATGGTGGGGCGCCAGGTGAGCTTCACGTTGCACGAGGGTGTGCATGTGACCGCCCACTTCGGAGCCACTGACCTGGACGTGGCCAACTTCTACGTGTCGCAGCTGCAGACTCCGATAGGCGTGCAGGCTGAGGCGCTGCTCCGGTGTAGTGACATTGTCTCATACACCTTCAAACCGTAA
- the GEMIN7 gene encoding gem-associated protein 7 isoform X4: MLAEKNCPAPRAGVMALTLVIRPAWICSLFLPITSLHPVNDLASSSFSFLFGKMGLVQGPFLQGADSRAAETGRASQEKGQSQSPLYARIMQTPLTTTVPVLRLPRGPDGLSRGFAPDGRRAPLKPVVPEIPESQESRESQEQRARATLRERYLRSLLAMVGRQVSFTLHEGVHVTAHFGATDLDVANFYVSQLQTPIGVQAEALLRCSDIVSYTFKP, from the exons ATGCTGGCTGAAAAAAACTGCCCtgctcccagggcaggggtgATGGCCCTGACTCTTGTTATCAGACCAGCCTGGATTTGCTCCCTTTTCCTGCCAATCACAAGCTTGCACCCAGTCAATGATTTGGCATCAtccagcttcagtttcctcttcggGAAAATGGGGCTTGTGCAG GGTCCTTTCTTGCAAGGAGCTGACAGTCGAGCTGCAGAGACAGGAAGAGCCTCACAAGAAAAAGGACAATCCCAATCACCCCTGTACG CCAGGATAATGCAGACTCCACTGACCACTACTGTGCCCGTGCTCCGGCTCCCCCGGGGCCCTGATGGCTTGAGCCGAGGCTTTGCCCCCGACGGACGCAGAGCCCCCCTGAAACCGGTGGTTCCTGAAATCCCGGAGTCTCAAGAATCACGGGAATCCCAGGAACAGCGGGCCCGAGCCACCCTTCGGGAGCGCTACCTCCGCAGCCTGCTGGCCATGGTGGGGCGCCAGGTGAGCTTCACGTTGCACGAGGGTGTGCATGTGACCGCCCACTTCGGAGCCACTGACCTGGACGTGGCCAACTTCTACGTGTCGCAGCTGCAGACTCCGATAGGCGTGCAGGCTGAGGCGCTGCTCCGGTGTAGTGACATTGTCTCATACACCTTCAAACCGTAA
- the GEMIN7 gene encoding gem-associated protein 7 isoform X6 — protein sequence MQTPLTTTVPVLRLPRGPDGLSRGFAPDGRRAPLKPVVPEIPESQESRESQEQRARATLRERYLRSLLAMVGRQVSFTLHEGVHVTAHFGATDLDVANFYVSQLQTPIGVQAEALLRCSDIVSYTFKP from the coding sequence ATGCAGACTCCACTGACCACTACTGTGCCCGTGCTCCGGCTCCCCCGGGGCCCTGATGGCTTGAGCCGAGGCTTTGCCCCCGACGGACGCAGAGCCCCCCTGAAACCGGTGGTTCCTGAAATCCCGGAGTCTCAAGAATCACGGGAATCCCAGGAACAGCGGGCCCGAGCCACCCTTCGGGAGCGCTACCTCCGCAGCCTGCTGGCCATGGTGGGGCGCCAGGTGAGCTTCACGTTGCACGAGGGTGTGCATGTGACCGCCCACTTCGGAGCCACTGACCTGGACGTGGCCAACTTCTACGTGTCGCAGCTGCAGACTCCGATAGGCGTGCAGGCTGAGGCGCTGCTCCGGTGTAGTGACATTGTCTCATACACCTTCAAACCGTAA
- the GEMIN7 gene encoding gem-associated protein 7 isoform X2 yields the protein MGILDVPTSQTGGSALSAGPSRWQGGARVCAGFRAREPARDHVGRWRRGRNPGSAARGPPGPLQLGRRRKWVLQPLQTSGPFLQGADSRAAETGRASQEKGQSQSPLYARIMQTPLTTTVPVLRLPRGPDGLSRGFAPDGRRAPLKPVVPEIPESQESRESQEQRARATLRERYLRSLLAMVGRQPQPPRPPYAPELGPLGPREFGTRLEF from the exons atgggtatccTGGACGTCCCCACCTCGCAGACTGGTGGATCAGCTCTAAGCGCTGGGCCAAGCCGCTGGCAGGGTGGCGCCCGGGTCTGTGCTGGCTTCCGAGCCCGCGAGCCCGCCCGAGACCACGTGGGGCGGTGGCGGCGCGGGCGGAACCCAGGCTCGGCGGCTCGCGGCCCGCCCGGGCCTCTGCAGCTGGGGCGCCGGCGGAAGTGGGTACTCCAGCCGCTGCAGACCTCG GGTCCTTTCTTGCAAGGAGCTGACAGTCGAGCTGCAGAGACAGGAAGAGCCTCACAAGAAAAAGGACAATCCCAATCACCCCTGTACG CCAGGATAATGCAGACTCCACTGACCACTACTGTGCCCGTGCTCCGGCTCCCCCGGGGCCCTGATGGCTTGAGCCGAGGCTTTGCCCCCGACGGACGCAGAGCCCCCCTGAAACCGGTGGTTCCTGAAATCCCGGAGTCTCAAGAATCACGGGAATCCCAGGAACAGCGGGCCCGAGCCACCCTTCGGGAGCGCTACCTCCGCAGCCTGCTGGCCATGGTGGGGCGCCAG CCACAGCCTCCCAGGCCTCCATATGCTCCTGAGCTTGGACCTCTGGGCCCCAGAGAGTTCGGAACACGCTTGGAATTTTGA
- the GEMIN7 gene encoding gem-associated protein 7 isoform X3 — MIWHHPASVSSSGKWGLCRVLSCKELTVELQRQEEPHKKKDNPNHPSRIMQTPLTTTVPVLRLPRGPDGLSRGFAPDGRRAPLKPVVPEIPESQESRESQEQRARATLRERYLRSLLAMVGRQVSFTLHEGVHVTAHFGATDLDVANFYVSQLQTPIGVQAEALLRCSDIVSYTFKP, encoded by the exons ATGATTTGGCATCAtccagcttcagtttcctcttcggGAAAATGGGGCTTGTGCAG GGTCCTTTCTTGCAAGGAGCTGACAGTCGAGCTGCAGAGACAGGAAGAGCCTCACAAGAAAAAGGACAATCCCAATCACCCCT CCAGGATAATGCAGACTCCACTGACCACTACTGTGCCCGTGCTCCGGCTCCCCCGGGGCCCTGATGGCTTGAGCCGAGGCTTTGCCCCCGACGGACGCAGAGCCCCCCTGAAACCGGTGGTTCCTGAAATCCCGGAGTCTCAAGAATCACGGGAATCCCAGGAACAGCGGGCCCGAGCCACCCTTCGGGAGCGCTACCTCCGCAGCCTGCTGGCCATGGTGGGGCGCCAGGTGAGCTTCACGTTGCACGAGGGTGTGCATGTGACCGCCCACTTCGGAGCCACTGACCTGGACGTGGCCAACTTCTACGTGTCGCAGCTGCAGACTCCGATAGGCGTGCAGGCTGAGGCGCTGCTCCGGTGTAGTGACATTGTCTCATACACCTTCAAACCGTAA
- the GEMIN7 gene encoding gem-associated protein 7 isoform X1, with protein MGILDVPTSQTGGSALSAGPSRWQGGARVCAGFRAREPARDHVGRWRRGRNPGSAARGPPGPLQLGRRRKWVLQPLQTSGPFLQGADSRAAETGRASQEKGQSQSPLYARIMQTPLTTTVPVLRLPRGPDGLSRGFAPDGRRAPLKPVVPEIPESQESRESQEQRARATLRERYLRSLLAMVGRQVSFTLHEGVHVTAHFGATDLDVANFYVSQLQTPIGVQAEALLRCSDIVSYTFKP; from the exons atgggtatccTGGACGTCCCCACCTCGCAGACTGGTGGATCAGCTCTAAGCGCTGGGCCAAGCCGCTGGCAGGGTGGCGCCCGGGTCTGTGCTGGCTTCCGAGCCCGCGAGCCCGCCCGAGACCACGTGGGGCGGTGGCGGCGCGGGCGGAACCCAGGCTCGGCGGCTCGCGGCCCGCCCGGGCCTCTGCAGCTGGGGCGCCGGCGGAAGTGGGTACTCCAGCCGCTGCAGACCTCG GGTCCTTTCTTGCAAGGAGCTGACAGTCGAGCTGCAGAGACAGGAAGAGCCTCACAAGAAAAAGGACAATCCCAATCACCCCTGTACG CCAGGATAATGCAGACTCCACTGACCACTACTGTGCCCGTGCTCCGGCTCCCCCGGGGCCCTGATGGCTTGAGCCGAGGCTTTGCCCCCGACGGACGCAGAGCCCCCCTGAAACCGGTGGTTCCTGAAATCCCGGAGTCTCAAGAATCACGGGAATCCCAGGAACAGCGGGCCCGAGCCACCCTTCGGGAGCGCTACCTCCGCAGCCTGCTGGCCATGGTGGGGCGCCAGGTGAGCTTCACGTTGCACGAGGGTGTGCATGTGACCGCCCACTTCGGAGCCACTGACCTGGACGTGGCCAACTTCTACGTGTCGCAGCTGCAGACTCCGATAGGCGTGCAGGCTGAGGCGCTGCTCCGGTGTAGTGACATTGTCTCATACACCTTCAAACCGTAA